The Candidatus Binatia bacterium genome includes the window GGCCTTTGTCTTCACGGATTCTCGCGACGCGCGCAAAGCGCAGCGCGAAGCCCGAGCTGTATTGCGGACTGCGCTGGATTTCATTGTACGCGACCTCGACGACGATCTCCGGCCTGACGGCCACCGTATAGCCGTCGTCGGCGAGCTTAAGCTCCTGGAGCTTTGCCGTCATCTCCGTGAACTCTTTATCCGTCAATCCTTTGAAAGTTTTTCCTACCGGAGCAAAGCCGCCGGCGCCGTCGACGACGGCCAGATGATAGTTGGAAAGCCAGCCGCGCCTTCTTCCCGAGCCGCGATCCGCCGCGACGATCGCGCAATCGACGGTCTCAGCCGGCTTGATCTTGAACCAGAGCTTGCCGCGGTTGCCGGGCATGTACGGGCTATTCAGAGCCTTCGCCATCAGTCCTTCGTGGCCGGCGGCGTGGGATTCCTTCAAAAAAGTTTCGGCCTCGGCTCGGTCTCCGGTAATATTCCGCCGGGCGAGATATTTGCCGCCGGTGATGGCTTCGAGTCTCCGCCAGCGGGCTTCGTAAGGCTCGTCGATGTGCGAGACGCCGTCGAAATAGAGGCAGTCGAACAGGTGCAGTGAAAGAGGAATCTCAGTCGCCGCCGCCTCGATGCCGTGGATGCGCCGGAAGCGCCGCATCAAATCCTGAAAGGGGAACGGCCGGCCGTCTTTTCCTATCGCTACCACCTCGCCGTCGAGAATGAAGGAATCGCCCGCGAGTTCGTTTTTCGCAAGCCCGACGATTTCCGGAATGCTCCGGGTCACTTCGGAGAGCCGCCGGCTCCAGATGTGCACGTGCTCTCCGTCTTTATGGATCTGGATTCTCGCGCCGTCGTATTTATATTCGAGCACCGTAGTTCCGCCGTGAGACTTGAAAATCTCGTCGAAATCCTGGGAAAGCTCCGACAACATCGGCAAAAGCGGGACAAAAAGCTTTAGATCGACGGCTTTTAGGCCCGCGGCACCCTGGGTCAGACCGGTCGCGGCGACTTCCGCCAGATCCGAAAGAAAGAGCGCCGCGCGGCGCACCAGCTTCAATTCCGAGCCCGAGGCGCGGGCGATCGCCTCCTGGATCAGGCCGTCGTGGAGGCCGATGCGCAGCTCGTTATGGAGCAGGCGAAATAAAAT containing:
- a CDS encoding ATP-dependent DNA ligase — encoded protein: MDFSEFAALCYALEKTPARSAKVAAAAEYLRRLAADEIRIGVAFLSGRPFPVSDPRTLEIGRGALSDAYRIPETANPPSTPLTLGEVAASFAKIAEAAGKGSRREKFARLKELVEKTDGPERPILFRLLHNELRIGLHDGLIQEAIARASGSELKLVRRAALFLSDLAEVAATGLTQGAAGLKAVDLKLFVPLLPMLSELSQDFDEIFKSHGGTTVLEYKYDGARIQIHKDGEHVHIWSRRLSEVTRSIPEIVGLAKNELAGDSFILDGEVVAIGKDGRPFPFQDLMRRFRRIHGIEAAATEIPLSLHLFDCLYFDGVSHIDEPYEARWRRLEAITGGKYLARRNITGDRAEAETFLKESHAAGHEGLMAKALNSPYMPGNRGKLWFKIKPAETVDCAIVAADRGSGRRRGWLSNYHLAVVDGAGGFAPVGKTFKGLTDKEFTEMTAKLQELKLADDGYTVAVRPEIVVEVAYNEIQRSPQYSSGFALRFARVARIREDKG